The genomic region TTTAAATCTTTTCATATTGCTCCAGCTTCCGACAACCGGCTTTCTCGGTATGAGGAAAGGTGATGTGAGGTAGGAGACTGCCGCGTCGTCCTGTGAAAAGAGGGCTTTAAATCCTAACTTTTTTAGTGTTTTTATGTAAACTCTGTTGTATTCGCCGTACGGGAATGCGTAAATCTCTGGTTTTTGTCCCGTTAGCTTTTCTATTCTCTTTTGAGCTTTAAGAGTGTCTTCTTCTATCATTTTCACGTATTTATCAAGGGGCATTGTTTTTATCATCTTTGCAAATCGGAGGTGCTTATAGGAGTGATTTCCAAACGTTACTTTGGGATACTTTGCAATTTCTTTTAACTCCTCTTTTGTAAGATAGGCTGGAAATCTTGCTATCCCTTCTGCGTAGAGGAAGAGTGTGAAGGGGTAGCCATACTTTTTGAGTATTTTAAACGCCTTCATTGTGGAGCGGTAGCCGTCATCTATCGTGATGGCGACGGTTTTGTCAGGTATGGGTTGTTTCTTGTAGAGGTAATCTACGATTGTTTTAAGGGGCACAACTTTATATCTGTGATTTTTAAGGTATGCCATCTGCTTTTTAAAGTCTTCTATCGAGACTGAAGTGGAAGGGCTGTTCTTTTCACCGAACTTGTGATAAATAAGAATTGTTGCGTACCCGGCAAACGCCTTACAACTTAACAGTGCAGTTATCGTAAATGCAGTTATCAAACTGCTGAAGATTGTTTTTCTCGATGACACGCTGAAGCCTCCTTACATACTCGTCTCTCAGTATAGAGTAGTTTCTAAGGTATTTCGCAAGTTTCAGAGGATTTTTCTCTTTTAACCTTGCCTTTCTTAACTCTCTGTACGCCCAGCCGGTATTTATATTGTAGTAGTAATCTTCAATTGATAAAAGTAGCGAAGGATACTTTCGTAATCTTGCATTGCTTCCCTTTGCTTTTATCGCTTCTGCTTCTTTTTTAAATGTCCATATTCCAAAGATATTATTTCCCTCAACAAAGAATCGGGATGTTCCCCACCCGCTCTCTATCGCCGCCTGAGCTATGATAAGGCTTGGCGGTAGTGTGTTGACTCTAATTAGCAGTTCATCTATATCCTTTGTTCTGTATTTCTTTTCCATGCGGGTGAGAAATCTCTTTTCCTTCTCTGATAAAGTTTTTCCATTTTTAATTTTCTCTTTTATCCTGAGAAGAATTTTACGCTCTTTGTTGATTATACAGTTTGCCTTGAGGACTGCAGGAACAATCATAGCGATAAAGGCCTTTTTCCTTTTTGAAGGGCTTAAATCAAGAAGATTGGAAGGTTCTTTAGCAGTCTGCTTTGGTAGGACACATATTTTTTCCTCTGTTTTCACCGTCGTTTTATTTTCACTTGTTGTTTTGTTTACTGTCTGGAAAGTTTCTCTTTCAGTCTTTTTCCCGCAGCCAGAAATTATAAAAGTAGATACGAACAACACTACGACAAGGCGTTGAAACATATTGAAGAGCACCTCTTTAAAAGATTTTCACAGGTGAAATTTATTCTTTTTTAGATAGAGTTCAAGGAAAGGTAAAAGCCGCCCTGCGGCGGCCTTTGTTAAAGATTTTTAAGCTGATCGAGTGTTTGGGAGAGTTTGTTGTAGATCTCTTTTATCTCTTCAAGTTTTTTCCTGTCTTTTTCAATAACCTCTTTTGGTGCCCTTGACAGGAAGTTTTCGTTTGAAAGTTTCTTCTCAAGTTTCTTGATATCTTTCTCAAGGGATTTAAGCTTCTTGTCAATCTTGTCAATCTCTTTTTCTATCTCTATCAGGTCGCCGACTTTTACATAGACCTCTATTCCTGGAAGGAAGAAGGAGAGTGCCTTCTCAGGTTTTTTGTCTGTAAAGTTAACTGATGAAACTCTTGCAAGCTGCTGGATTCCGGGTTCCATAATTTTGATAGTCTCTTTCAGCTTTTCGTCGCCCGTTTTTATCTCTATTGGGACAGCTGTTGAAGGTGGAATGTTAACCTCTGCTTTTACGTTTCTTACACCTCTTATGATTTCTCTCACAGTATCAACAATTTCTGCCTCTTCATATAAAAGTTCTTCTTCCGGCCATGGTGCTATGACGATAGATTCCGCGTCCTTGTTTGGAAGCTTCTGGTATATTTCTTCCGTTATAAAAGGCATGAACGGGTGAAGAAGTTTCATCGCATCCCTTAAAACTTTAAACAGGACAAATGCTGCGGTTCTCTTTTCCGTTTCAGTGCCTTTGTAGATTCTGTTCTTTGAAAATTCTACATACCAGTCTGCAAGTTCG from Desulfurobacterium sp. TC5-1 harbors:
- a CDS encoding glucosaminidase domain-containing protein, whose amino-acid sequence is MFQRLVVVLFVSTFIISGCGKKTERETFQTVNKTTSENKTTVKTEEKICVLPKQTAKEPSNLLDLSPSKRKKAFIAMIVPAVLKANCIINKERKILLRIKEKIKNGKTLSEKEKRFLTRMEKKYRTKDIDELLIRVNTLPPSLIIAQAAIESGWGTSRFFVEGNNIFGIWTFKKEAEAIKAKGSNARLRKYPSLLLSIEDYYYNINTGWAYRELRKARLKEKNPLKLAKYLRNYSILRDEYVRRLQRVIEKNNLQQFDNCIYDNCTVKL
- a CDS encoding polysaccharide deacetylase family protein, which gives rise to MSSRKTIFSSLITAFTITALLSCKAFAGYATILIYHKFGEKNSPSTSVSIEDFKKQMAYLKNHRYKVVPLKTIVDYLYKKQPIPDKTVAITIDDGYRSTMKAFKILKKYGYPFTLFLYAEGIARFPAYLTKEELKEIAKYPKVTFGNHSYKHLRFAKMIKTMPLDKYVKMIEEDTLKAQKRIEKLTGQKPEIYAFPYGEYNRVYIKTLKKLGFKALFSQDDAAVSYLTSPFLIPRKPVVGSWSNMKRFKKMLKKEPLPVIKHTPPIGYINNNTINIEAVIENPEDYKNCQIYISEKGWMKAEKYKNRVKLTKSIKINRWKNRISVECYNKKTKRFANYIWMIIH